A genomic region of Oncorhynchus mykiss isolate Arlee chromosome 2, USDA_OmykA_1.1, whole genome shotgun sequence contains the following coding sequences:
- the LOC110499252 gene encoding terminal nucleotidyltransferase 4B encodes MQGTINPKGDNKIEQLSDLLEENINQHPAGKGSSGAGIVGGTAFGSWRGREREYEFGNRRRRDNRASTFGFNRSLLSISCNSTVDETGCRRVGYTDTPWKTRNYTAGILGLHEEIQDFYAYMSPRPEEEKMRREVVERIERVIKDLWPTADVQVFGSFSTGLYLPTSDIDLVVFVKFREGDTLPLWRLEEALRKHKVVEENSVKVLDKATVPIIKLTDSLTEVKVDISFNMKNAVKAAALIKDYKKKYPVLPYLVLVLKQFLLQRDMNEVFTGGISSYCLFLVAVSFLQLHSRENACSPNANTGVLLIEFFELYGRHFNYLKTGIRIKDGGCYLSKDEVQKSMLDGYRPSLLYIEDPLQPGNDVGRSSYGAMQVKQVFDYAFMVLSHAVSPIAKYHLNNHGESILGRIIRVTQEVAEYRDWITMKWAALSLNSLTLKGNVTLLVELQEMEECINNLSEEGAESPSSSSPPPSSSFSSPHSSSASSSDADSDGVCCKPVTSTRGRRGSSVPSAGLTNHRDTSFSSSSRVSQSNKSKVDRASLMSCQNSNANIQPSTGTGQSSGSNSRNHRDRKQSCPGRRRKLQPKRQCKPVVQDLCR; translated from the exons ATGCAAGGGACGATTAATCCGAAAGGCGATAATAAAATAGAACAGCTATCCGATTTATTGGAGGAAAATATCAACCAGCATCCTGCGGGGAAGGGCAGTAGTGGTGCCGGGATTGTGGGTGGCACTGCATTCGGTagctggagaggaagagagagagaatacgaATTTGGGAACAGACGGAGGAGAGACAACCGAGCGAGCACTTTCGGTTTTAACCGCAGTTTATTGAGTATTAGCTGCAACTCTACGGTGGACGAAACTGGATGCCGTAGAGTTGGTTACACGGACACGCCTTGGAAAACCAGAAACTACACTGCAGGGATTTTGGG GCTCCATGAGGAGATCCAGGACTTCTATGCCTACATGTCTCCGCGGCcggaggaggagaagatgaggagggaggtggtggagaggatagagagggtcATTAAGGACCTTTGGCCCACTGCTGAC GTTCAAGTATTTGGAAGTTTCAGCACGGGTCTCTATCTACCCACTAG TGACATTGACCTGGTGGTGTTTGTGAAGTTCAGGGAAGGAGACACCCTCCCTCTGTGGAGGTTAGAAGAAGCGCTGAGGAAACACAAAGTGGTGGAGGAGAATTCTGTCAAAGTGCTGGACAAGGCCACG GTGCCAATCATCAAACTGACAGACTCTCTCACGGAGGTCAAAGTTGACATCAGTTTCAACATGAAGAATGCTGTCAAAGCTGCTGCCCTCATCAAAGATTATAAAAAG AAATATCCTGTGCTTCCGTACCTGGTGCTAGTCCTGAAGCAGTTCTTATTACAAAGAGACATGAATGAAGTGTTTACAGGAGGCATCAGTTCCTACTGCCTCTTCCTAGTCGCTGTCAGCTTCTTACAG CTTCATAGCAGGGAGAACGCCTGCAGTCCCAACGCCAACACTGGTGTCCTACTCATAGAGTTCTTTGAGCTGTACGGCCGCCATTTTAACTACCTGAAGACGGGGATCCGGATCAAGGATGGGGGCTGCTACCTCTCCAAAGACGAGGTCCAGAAGAGCATGCTGGATGGATACAGACCTTCCCTGCTCTACATTGAAGACCCACTGCAGCCAG GTAATGATGTGGGCCGTAGCTCATACGGGGCCATGCAGGTGAAGCAGGTGTTTGACTATGCCTTCATGGTGCTGAGCCACGCTGTGTCGCCCATCGCTAAGTACCACCTCAACAACCACGGCGAGAG TATACTGGGCAGAATCATCCGGGTGACCCAGGAAGTTGCTGAATACAGAGACTGGATCACCATGAAGTGGGCTGCCCTATCACTGAACTCCCTGACCTTAAAAG GTAATGTCACGTTGCTGGTGGAGCTTCAGGAGATGGAGGAATGCATCAACAATCTCTCTGAGGAAGGGGCAGAGTCCcccagctcctcctctcctcccccctcttcatcATTCTCCTCGCCACATTCTTCATCAGCTAGCTCCAGTGACGCT GATTCGGACGGAGTCTGCTGTAAACCGGTGACCTCCACGCGGGGTAGGCGAGGCTCATCTGTACCCAGTGCTGGATTGACCAATCACAGGGATACAAGTTTCTCTTCCAGCAGCCGCGTAAGCCAGTCGAACAAGAGCAAG GTGGACAGAGCGAGTTTGATGTCTTGTCAGAACAGCAATGCCAACATACAGCCAAGCACAGGAACAGGACAGTCATCAGGCAGCAACAGCAGGAACCACCGAGACAGAAAGCAGAGCTGTCCTGGCAGGAGGAGGAAACTCCAGCCAAAGCGCCAATGTAAACCTGTAGTGCAGGACCTCTGTAGATAG
- the mphosph6 gene encoding M-phase phosphoprotein 6, which produces MANDNAKLSKNLLRMKFMQRGLDADTKKQLEEEERRIISDEHWYLDLPELKAKENFIIEERSFGPCEDLKYGRMSFKGFNTEVEKLMIIMNAPNEEELEEEEISRMETDITDEDMARRYESLVGSMKKKFAKKRERSAIEDVNQNATETHKKIAFLKPQD; this is translated from the exons ATGGCGAATGACAACGCGAAACTCTCCAAAAACCTCTTGCGTATGAAG TTCATGCAAAGAGGCCTGGATGCAGATACAAAGAAGCAactggaagaagaggagaggaggatcatCAGTGATGAGCATTGGTATCTGGACCTGCCAGAACTCAAAGCTAAAGA GAATTTCATCATAGAAGAAAGAAGTTTTGGGCCTTGTGAAGACCTGAAGTATGGACGAATGTCATTCAAGGGGTTCAATACAGAAGTAGAG AAACTAATGATCATCATGAATGCTCCAAATGAGGAAGAGTTGGAAGAGGAGGAAATTAGCAGAATGGAGACTGATATCACAGATGAAGACATGGCtagaag GTACGAGAGCTTAGTGGGAAGCATGAAGAAGAAGTTTGCTAAGAAGCGGGAGAGGTCTGCAATTGAGGATGTTAATCAAAACGCAACtgagacacacaaaaaaatagcttttttgAAGCCTCAGGACTGA